A genomic window from Sulfurospirillum diekertiae includes:
- a CDS encoding DNA-binding protein — MKIEFKKVPTTGIHFETSLDEIRFFGEALKIGKTMVKCTGQLEGTLPHLCDRCGENFELTVNERVEVFAQEGLYEDQEGEELLNIIEFFDGSIDLDSILQSEIEAFKSDYHYCGQCEQLKGE, encoded by the coding sequence ATGAAAATTGAATTCAAAAAAGTTCCCACAACTGGGATTCATTTTGAAACATCTTTGGATGAAATTAGATTTTTTGGTGAGGCATTAAAAATAGGCAAGACAATGGTGAAATGCACAGGTCAATTGGAAGGGACACTTCCTCATCTGTGCGACCGATGTGGCGAAAATTTTGAGTTAACGGTTAATGAGCGTGTTGAAGTCTTTGCACAAGAAGGTCTTTACGAAGATCAAGAAGGTGAAGAGCTTTTAAATATAATAGAATTTTTTGATGGTTCGATTGATCTTGATTCAATACTTCAAAGTGAAATTGAAGCTTTCAAAAGCGATTACCACTATTGTGGACAATGTGAACAACTAAAAGGAGAATAA
- the rpmF gene encoding 50S ribosomal protein L32: protein MAVPKRRVSKTRGAKRRTHYKVTLPMPVKDSDGTWKMPHRVNKTTGEYKN, encoded by the coding sequence ATGGCTGTACCTAAGAGAAGAGTGAGTAAAACCAGAGGCGCAAAAAGAAGAACACACTACAAAGTAACACTTCCTATGCCAGTTAAAGACAGTGATGGAACATGGAAAATGCCTCATAGAGTGAACAAAACAACAGGCGAATATAAAAACTAA
- the plsX gene encoding phosphate acyltransferase PlsX, whose protein sequence is MLTIAIDAMGGDFGPAPIVEGTLQALKERQFKALLVGDINVLKPLIPQEYLAKISFVEASDILDMHEAATNALKRKETSIYKAVDLVKDKVADAVVSMGHSGATMSLATLRIGRLKGVLRPAIATIMPTAVPGKLSLVLDVGANVDCKAEHLAQFAIMGETYAKDVLKIAKPKVGLLSNGEEESKGNEITKEAFAILKKIESFVGNVEGNNVFDGSVDVIVCDGFVGNILLKASEGVADSITKIIKQNVRRSPLAIAGAVLMRKVFKVLKKQVDYAEYGGAPLIGINGCAIIGHGKSNAKAVKNAIYQAINFSSSGINTDIEQKLVLLEQ, encoded by the coding sequence ATGCTAACCATAGCAATTGACGCGATGGGCGGAGACTTCGGTCCCGCTCCTATTGTTGAAGGTACGCTTCAGGCGCTTAAAGAGCGTCAATTTAAAGCACTGCTTGTCGGGGACATTAATGTTCTCAAACCTCTTATCCCTCAAGAATACTTAGCTAAAATCTCTTTTGTTGAAGCATCAGATATTTTAGATATGCATGAAGCAGCCACAAATGCTCTCAAACGCAAAGAAACATCTATTTATAAAGCTGTTGATCTTGTCAAAGATAAAGTAGCCGATGCTGTTGTTTCGATGGGGCATAGTGGTGCAACAATGAGCTTAGCAACGCTTCGTATTGGAAGGCTCAAAGGTGTTTTACGTCCTGCCATTGCTACAATTATGCCAACAGCAGTGCCTGGAAAGCTTAGTCTTGTATTAGATGTTGGCGCCAATGTTGACTGCAAAGCAGAGCATTTAGCACAATTTGCTATTATGGGTGAAACCTATGCTAAAGATGTTTTGAAAATTGCTAAGCCAAAAGTTGGACTCCTTTCTAATGGTGAAGAAGAGAGTAAAGGCAATGAGATAACAAAAGAGGCATTTGCAATCCTGAAAAAAATTGAGAGTTTTGTCGGCAATGTTGAAGGGAATAATGTTTTTGATGGTTCCGTAGATGTCATTGTTTGTGATGGTTTTGTAGGAAATATTTTGCTGAAAGCGAGTGAAGGCGTGGCAGATTCTATTACAAAAATTATCAAACAAAATGTACGTCGCTCACCATTAGCAATTGCAGGGGCAGTGCTTATGCGTAAAGTTTTTAAAGTGCTTAAAAAGCAAGTTGACTATGCAGAGTACGGCGGTGCTCCACTTATTGGAATTAATGGGTGTGCCATTATTGGACATGGTAAGAGTAATGCAAAAGCAGTCAAAAATGCTATTTATCAGGCGATTAATTTCTCAAGCTCTGGTATTAACACAGATATTGAACAAAAACTAGTGCTATTAGAGCAATAA
- a CDS encoding beta-ketoacyl-ACP synthase III, producing MYASLKSIGGYAPSRVLSNLDLEKMVETSDEWIEKRTGIKERRIASVEEATSDLGVKAAEKAIERAGITKEEIDLIICATLSPDYFCMPSTACVIAGKLGINDVMAFDISAACSGFVYMLSMAKAFIESGAKKNILLIGAEKISSVVDYTDRGTCILFGDGAGAAIIGATENKNEAILDIHASADGRYGDLLITPGCGSKYPCSQETLDNKLNYIKMQGNDVYKVAVKTLTNDVIEILEKNNITSSQIDHFIPHQANMRIIEAVRAKLDFPLEKTILTVAKYGNTSAASIPMAINDAYEEGRIKKGDLMLLDTFGGGFTWASGLVRFGGN from the coding sequence GTGTATGCATCTTTAAAATCCATCGGAGGCTATGCCCCTTCTCGTGTTTTGAGTAATTTAGACCTTGAGAAGATGGTTGAAACAAGTGACGAATGGATTGAGAAACGTACAGGTATTAAAGAGAGACGTATTGCCTCAGTGGAAGAAGCAACGAGTGATCTAGGGGTGAAGGCAGCTGAGAAGGCTATTGAACGCGCAGGCATAACTAAAGAAGAGATTGATCTGATCATCTGCGCGACACTCTCCCCTGATTATTTTTGTATGCCTTCTACTGCATGTGTTATTGCTGGAAAACTAGGTATTAATGATGTCATGGCATTTGACATTAGTGCTGCATGCAGTGGATTTGTCTATATGCTTTCAATGGCCAAAGCTTTTATTGAATCAGGTGCAAAGAAAAATATTTTATTGATTGGTGCCGAAAAAATTAGTAGCGTGGTTGATTATACCGATCGTGGTACATGTATTCTTTTTGGTGATGGTGCGGGTGCTGCTATTATTGGTGCAACTGAAAATAAAAACGAAGCTATTTTAGATATTCACGCTTCGGCTGATGGTCGTTATGGCGACCTTTTAATTACTCCAGGGTGTGGCTCAAAATACCCTTGCTCTCAAGAAACACTGGATAATAAACTGAATTACATCAAAATGCAGGGTAACGATGTTTATAAAGTAGCAGTAAAAACACTCACAAACGATGTGATTGAGATTTTAGAAAAAAACAATATCACTTCTTCACAGATTGATCATTTTATACCCCATCAAGCGAATATGAGAATTATTGAAGCTGTCCGTGCAAAGCTTGATTTCCCTCTTGAAAAAACTATTTTAACCGTTGCAAAATATGGCAACACCTCGGCAGCCTCAATACCGATGGCAATTAATGACGCCTATGAAGAGGGACGTATCAAGAAAGGCGATTTAATGCTTTTAGATACCTTTGGTGGTGGTTTTACATGGGCTAGTGGTCTTGTAAGGTTTGGTGGTAACTAA
- a CDS encoding AAA family ATPase has translation MMEVLHALKSEISKVIVGHSKLIDSLIIALLCDGHVLIEGVPGLAKTTTINTLAKALGLSFGRVQFTPDLLPSDIIGAEIYNPKSGEFVVKKGPIFTNLLLADEINRAPAKVQSALLEAMQEYQVTIGDQSLKLPRPFFVLATQNPIESTGTYSLPEAQLDRFMMKLLVGYNTKEEEIRMARNVALGIHESIATVLKSTELLSLQNQLKSIHIDPQIENYIADLIFASRKPKMYGLVKLENFIRFGASPRATIDLHKASRAHALLLGRDFVTPVDVASVGKEVMRHRIILSYEAEAQGISTDSVIDTLIETIPLP, from the coding sequence ATTATGGAAGTCTTACACGCATTAAAGTCTGAAATTTCAAAGGTAATCGTTGGTCATTCGAAGCTCATTGACTCGCTGATTATTGCACTGCTCTGTGATGGGCATGTTCTGATTGAAGGTGTTCCAGGACTTGCGAAAACAACAACGATCAATACGCTTGCAAAAGCATTAGGACTCTCCTTTGGCAGAGTTCAATTTACGCCCGATCTTCTTCCGAGTGATATTATAGGCGCCGAAATTTATAACCCAAAAAGTGGTGAATTTGTGGTCAAAAAAGGGCCTATTTTTACGAATCTTCTCTTAGCCGATGAGATCAATCGTGCCCCTGCAAAAGTGCAATCAGCTCTTTTAGAGGCGATGCAAGAGTATCAAGTTACGATTGGAGATCAGAGCCTTAAGCTTCCACGTCCTTTTTTCGTGCTAGCTACCCAAAATCCTATCGAATCAACAGGAACGTATAGTTTACCAGAAGCGCAACTCGATCGCTTTATGATGAAACTACTGGTGGGTTACAATACCAAAGAAGAAGAGATACGCATGGCACGCAATGTGGCACTTGGAATACACGAGTCTATTGCGACTGTTTTAAAAAGTACAGAACTTCTATCACTTCAAAATCAACTCAAATCAATTCACATTGATCCACAGATTGAAAACTATATTGCCGATCTTATTTTTGCTTCACGTAAGCCAAAAATGTATGGATTGGTCAAATTAGAAAATTTCATTCGTTTTGGAGCAAGTCCTCGTGCCACGATTGATTTACATAAAGCATCACGAGCCCATGCACTGCTTTTAGGCAGAGATTTTGTAACGCCTGTTGATGTGGCAAGTGTGGGTAAAGAAGTCATGCGTCATCGTATTATTCTCAGTTATGAAGCAGAAGCACAAGGCATCAGTACCGATTCGGTTATTGATACACTGATAGAGACAATTCCTCTTCCTTGA
- a CDS encoding DUF58 domain-containing protein, translating to MQTLSYNTIIARSKKHLFGEMVGSNPSSKEGDGYDFSQIRPYMYGDNVKRIDWKQSTKTGQIQLRSFFEEKEITVYALGLMSGSIYFGIDRMKQEVMAEVVALLGFSAIKNSDFFSLALLSDKLLYERLLSKKEAMVREAIYKTLQSPVIAQQLNWNFIQHYALYRIKKPSLLFILSDFFEMPILDAIAKKHSVVVIKIRDHFEEKPTALGSFYIKDPTSLREEKVMLDAAIIKAYRVRQEQFDQHLQGYFKKQGIAQISLYTNEDPYIKLSSILREM from the coding sequence GTGCAAACACTCAGCTATAACACCATTATTGCGCGCAGTAAAAAGCATCTCTTTGGCGAGATGGTTGGTTCTAACCCTTCTTCTAAAGAGGGGGATGGGTACGATTTTTCACAAATTCGTCCTTACATGTACGGTGACAATGTCAAACGTATTGATTGGAAACAAAGTACCAAAACGGGGCAGATTCAACTTCGTAGTTTTTTTGAAGAAAAAGAGATCACTGTTTATGCGCTAGGCTTAATGAGTGGAAGTATATATTTTGGCATTGACCGTATGAAGCAAGAAGTAATGGCAGAAGTAGTTGCTCTTTTAGGGTTTAGTGCGATTAAAAATAGCGATTTCTTTTCACTAGCTCTTCTGTCAGACAAACTTTTGTATGAGCGTTTACTCTCCAAAAAAGAAGCAATGGTCAGAGAAGCGATCTATAAAACACTTCAAAGTCCCGTAATTGCTCAACAACTGAATTGGAATTTCATCCAACATTACGCACTTTATAGGATTAAAAAACCTTCTTTACTTTTTATCCTCAGTGACTTTTTTGAAATGCCTATCTTGGATGCCATAGCCAAAAAACATTCAGTTGTGGTTATAAAAATACGAGATCATTTTGAAGAAAAACCTACTGCTTTAGGCTCGTTTTACATTAAAGACCCGACAAGTTTACGTGAAGAAAAAGTTATGCTTGATGCAGCAATAATCAAAGCATATAGGGTAAGACAAGAACAATTTGATCAGCACTTACAGGGCTATTTTAAAAAACAAGGTATTGCGCAAATAAGTCTCTATACAAACGAAGACCCCTACATTAAGCTTTCCTCCATTTTAAGGGAAATGTGA
- a CDS encoding VWA domain-containing protein: MFTFEYPYLFLGLLVFIVCAFTCKEKHSTIYMPHLLSLPLHVKTNLLHTILKWLGISMLFTALASPVIQSKEEQLRLSHSILLLLDVSESMHKEMFDRTMMKSKFVLSKELAASFIEKRKMDNIGVIVFGDFAYVATPLTYDYESASMIVQNLEEGIAGKKTAMYDALFLATRLLQNNSAKEKVVVLLTDGFNTTGNIPLDAALRALESEKIKVYAIGIGREGEFDEGVLSLLAQKSEGAFFKANNAKTLEEIYTKIDVMEQSLQHSSGKYHYQYLYMYPLLIAFLALLGYGKLAFRQNVCN; encoded by the coding sequence ATGTTCACGTTTGAGTATCCTTATCTCTTTCTAGGGCTTCTTGTTTTTATCGTTTGTGCCTTTACATGTAAAGAAAAACACAGCACTATTTATATGCCTCATTTACTTTCATTGCCTTTACATGTAAAGACCAATCTCTTACACACTATCCTTAAATGGTTAGGAATAAGTATGCTTTTTACGGCACTTGCTTCACCGGTCATTCAAAGTAAAGAGGAACAATTACGCTTGTCACATTCAATTTTGCTTCTGTTGGATGTGAGTGAATCCATGCATAAAGAGATGTTTGATCGAACAATGATGAAGAGTAAATTTGTTCTCTCTAAGGAATTGGCAGCATCTTTTATTGAAAAGCGAAAGATGGATAACATCGGGGTTATTGTCTTTGGTGATTTTGCCTATGTTGCAACACCTTTGACATACGATTATGAGAGCGCCTCAATGATTGTTCAAAATCTAGAAGAAGGGATTGCAGGAAAAAAAACGGCCATGTATGATGCGCTTTTTTTGGCGACAAGGCTGCTTCAAAACAACAGTGCCAAAGAAAAAGTGGTGGTATTGTTAACCGATGGCTTTAACACGACGGGAAACATCCCTCTTGATGCTGCCTTAAGAGCACTTGAGAGTGAAAAGATCAAAGTGTATGCCATTGGAATTGGACGAGAAGGTGAGTTTGATGAAGGTGTATTGAGCTTACTCGCACAAAAAAGTGAGGGTGCTTTCTTTAAAGCCAATAATGCCAAAACGCTTGAAGAGATTTATACAAAAATTGATGTAATGGAGCAAAGTTTACAACATTCATCAGGAAAATACCACTATCAGTATCTTTACATGTATCCCCTTTTAATAGCTTTTTTGGCACTTTTGGGTTACGGTAAACTTGCATTTAGGCAGAATGTATGCAATTAG
- a CDS encoding VWA domain-containing protein — MQLESPYFLLLLPLLVFWWKILHSPKEHTIFSQEIFEKLLVEKKSASQQPKMFLAALILMVIALARPTLHVNKEAAIQTHVTSTLAIAIDISNSMLARDIYPSRLDFSKVAVQKIFEKLDGFKFALLAFSNDGFLVAPFSEDRVSLNFLLKHLSTETLSSEGSSIPSAILSAQKIFAPLKEGNKELLIITDGADGDKIEEAIALANDEQIHVYLLLVGTTQGTMIYTAKGEALKDQKGNIVITKRADSMKELALKTGGAYVTTSGDLSEIPWLSEKIALKASKQSVQKEQPYEAIELFYYFLGMALMLLFFAFHALHVKRLMPLIMLLLGTSPAYSGILDWWEIEQAKNAYEKGSYDKSVRLYENVKASKQSDASAYNLANALYKAKQYEQALHLYEGIQDETLQRQVLHNQGNSLAQLGRIDDAIKVYEKALSIEEDEDTRYNLEYLKQQKDQKSQEQNQLEESPQHEQQEPQKENLNSKKSKDKISSKPMDEQEAKKWERALMQKEPVTKPVILYKSNKMENNNNAITW, encoded by the coding sequence ATGCAATTAGAATCACCGTATTTTTTACTTCTTTTGCCACTGTTAGTGTTCTGGTGGAAAATACTTCACAGTCCAAAAGAACATACCATCTTTTCACAAGAAATTTTTGAGAAGCTATTGGTCGAAAAAAAGAGTGCCTCTCAACAACCTAAAATGTTTTTGGCAGCCCTTATTTTGATGGTAATTGCGCTTGCTCGTCCGACTTTACATGTAAACAAAGAAGCAGCGATTCAAACGCATGTTACGAGTACTTTAGCCATTGCAATCGATATTTCAAATTCGATGCTAGCGCGTGATATTTATCCTTCTCGCTTAGACTTTTCCAAGGTTGCTGTTCAAAAGATTTTTGAGAAACTGGATGGTTTTAAATTTGCACTTCTTGCCTTCTCGAATGATGGTTTTTTAGTTGCACCATTCAGTGAAGATAGAGTAAGTTTAAATTTTTTGCTCAAACATCTCAGCACCGAAACATTGAGTAGCGAAGGTAGTTCCATTCCTTCGGCGATCCTTTCTGCACAAAAAATATTTGCTCCTTTAAAAGAGGGCAACAAAGAGCTTTTGATCATCACGGATGGTGCAGATGGAGATAAAATTGAAGAGGCGATTGCGCTTGCCAACGATGAGCAGATACATGTTTATCTTCTGCTCGTTGGTACAACCCAAGGTACCATGATTTACACGGCAAAAGGTGAAGCACTCAAGGATCAAAAAGGCAATATTGTCATCACCAAGCGCGCAGACAGTATGAAAGAATTGGCGCTAAAGACAGGAGGCGCTTACGTGACAACCAGTGGTGATCTGAGCGAAATACCATGGTTGTCTGAGAAAATTGCACTGAAAGCTTCCAAACAAAGCGTTCAAAAAGAGCAACCTTATGAAGCGATTGAGCTTTTTTATTACTTTTTGGGGATGGCGTTAATGTTGCTTTTTTTTGCATTTCACGCTTTACATGTAAAACGCTTAATGCCTCTTATTATGCTATTGTTAGGTACTTCTCCTGCATACAGTGGTATTTTGGATTGGTGGGAAATTGAACAAGCTAAAAATGCCTATGAAAAAGGCTCTTACGATAAATCTGTACGTTTGTATGAAAATGTGAAAGCTTCCAAACAGAGTGATGCTTCTGCTTACAATCTTGCCAATGCTCTGTATAAAGCGAAACAATATGAGCAGGCGCTACATCTTTATGAAGGGATTCAGGACGAGACACTGCAACGCCAAGTATTACACAACCAAGGCAATTCCTTGGCTCAATTAGGACGAATTGATGATGCGATAAAGGTTTATGAAAAAGCGTTAAGTATAGAAGAAGATGAAGATACACGCTATAATTTAGAGTACCTCAAGCAACAAAAAGATCAAAAGTCGCAAGAACAAAATCAGCTAGAAGAGTCACCGCAACACGAACAACAAGAGCCTCAAAAAGAGAATCTTAATAGCAAAAAAAGCAAAGATAAAATTTCATCTAAACCTATGGATGAGCAAGAAGCCAAAAAATGGGAACGAGCACTGATGCAAAAAGAGCCTGTAACCAAACCAGTCATACTGTATAAAAGCAATAAAATGGAGAACAATAATAATGCGATTACGTGGTAG
- a CDS encoding BatD family protein, translating into MRLRGSLGLFFILTLELFGAHAFLLQPSIEQGESATLVLSAKGESIKFPTIDQIDGFTVVSHQNRQSIELNNGVVTKQLDHYVTFYPDRNVTIPAYEVIVDGKKELTESLHLPFVQKVVTSAHKEPFSFEMKVSNTTPMRHEGVKLSFIFKRNKNENLVDMRFLKPTLEGFWVKEVGKDNPHVEGDDVVHTVQYMIYPQKSGEQHIVPAKIEIARQVASREMFINQLQWKSISSNDLTLHVKPLDGVDLLGEFAMDMQVDKEEIAPNEAVNMTVKITGEGNFDDIEPFKLTLPNATVFSDSPKVTTWMEGEKLKGEFVQKFAINAQKSFEISPLQLRFYHLSTKHIESVTTDAKIIKVLGKTVSSPSEKGVAEEEKIHTEMPIKWQFDIRSFAFGLGGATLVVLLVGVLYRFKKIKIIPRRIQQRDILQKLLKYQSQNEAVDCWIEKLEANLYRGGKHPINRKAIDTLLEDLV; encoded by the coding sequence ATGCGATTACGTGGTAGTTTAGGGCTGTTTTTTATCTTAACACTTGAGCTTTTTGGAGCACATGCTTTTTTACTGCAACCTTCTATTGAACAAGGAGAAAGTGCCACATTGGTATTAAGCGCTAAGGGGGAGAGTATTAAATTTCCTACGATAGATCAGATTGATGGTTTTACAGTCGTTTCGCATCAAAATCGCCAAAGTATCGAACTGAATAATGGAGTTGTTACGAAACAGCTTGATCACTACGTGACATTTTATCCAGATCGCAATGTTACAATTCCTGCATATGAGGTTATCGTAGATGGCAAAAAAGAGTTGACAGAGTCACTCCACTTACCGTTCGTACAAAAAGTTGTCACAAGCGCGCACAAAGAACCTTTTTCTTTCGAAATGAAAGTTTCCAATACAACACCTATGCGTCATGAAGGGGTGAAACTCTCTTTTATTTTCAAGCGTAACAAAAATGAAAATTTAGTGGATATGCGCTTTTTAAAGCCGACATTGGAAGGATTTTGGGTCAAAGAGGTGGGCAAAGATAATCCACACGTTGAAGGTGATGATGTCGTACATACCGTTCAATATATGATTTATCCGCAAAAGAGTGGAGAGCAACACATTGTCCCAGCAAAAATTGAGATTGCAAGGCAGGTTGCTTCACGTGAGATGTTTATCAATCAACTTCAATGGAAGAGCATTAGCTCAAACGATCTTACATTACATGTAAAGCCTCTGGATGGTGTGGATCTTTTGGGTGAATTCGCGATGGATATGCAAGTTGATAAAGAAGAAATTGCTCCCAATGAAGCGGTAAATATGACTGTCAAAATTACAGGTGAGGGTAATTTTGATGATATTGAACCTTTTAAACTTACTCTTCCCAATGCAACAGTTTTTAGCGATAGCCCAAAGGTAACGACATGGATGGAAGGTGAAAAACTCAAAGGTGAATTTGTCCAAAAATTTGCCATTAATGCACAGAAATCTTTCGAAATTTCACCATTACAATTACGTTTTTATCATCTTTCAACAAAGCATATTGAAAGTGTTACTACAGATGCTAAAATTATTAAAGTTCTTGGAAAAACGGTTTCTTCTCCATCAGAAAAAGGTGTTGCTGAAGAAGAAAAAATTCATACGGAGATGCCTATAAAATGGCAATTTGATATACGTAGCTTTGCTTTTGGTCTAGGAGGCGCTACATTAGTGGTTCTATTGGTAGGAGTTTTATATCGGTTTAAAAAAATTAAAATTATTCCACGCAGGATACAGCAAAGAGATATATTGCAAAAATTATTGAAATATCAAAGTCAAAATGAGGCAGTCGATTGTTGGATAGAAAAACTTGAAGCCAATCTTTACAGGGGTGGGAAACACCCCATTAATCGTAAAGCTATTGATACGTTATTAGAGGATCTTGTGTAG
- a CDS encoding prephenate dehydrogenase produces the protein MVVGIVGLGLMGGSLGLALQNTKLVSKIVGFDHNLSHCEEALKLGLVHDIVSFAEIKTCDVIFLAIPVGGIIKALQDLKDVQDTTTIIDLGSTKAEIVASVPESIRSNFIAAHPMTGTEKFGPSAAIQNLYHDKVVVLCDTDNSNDLHKNRAIQMFSHIGMKIVFMDPISHDAHASFISHLPHVISYALANSVMGQEDPKSILALAAGGFRDMSRVAKSSPQMWSDIFRQNKTNLLSSIEVFEQELEKSKKMIEEEDWKGLEAWMSKATTLHKIL, from the coding sequence ATGGTTGTTGGAATTGTTGGATTAGGGTTAATGGGAGGCTCTTTAGGATTAGCACTTCAAAATACAAAACTGGTCTCTAAAATTGTCGGATTTGACCATAACTTGAGTCACTGTGAAGAGGCATTAAAACTAGGACTCGTTCACGATATTGTCTCTTTTGCAGAAATTAAAACCTGCGATGTTATTTTTCTTGCTATTCCTGTTGGAGGGATTATCAAAGCACTTCAAGACTTAAAAGATGTGCAGGATACAACAACGATTATCGATTTAGGAAGCACCAAGGCGGAAATTGTAGCTTCTGTTCCTGAGTCTATTCGCTCCAATTTTATTGCTGCACACCCCATGACAGGAACGGAGAAGTTTGGTCCAAGCGCTGCTATTCAAAATCTCTATCATGATAAAGTCGTTGTTTTATGCGACACGGATAACAGCAATGACCTGCATAAAAACCGAGCCATTCAGATGTTCTCACACATTGGCATGAAAATTGTCTTTATGGATCCTATTTCACATGATGCGCATGCTTCATTTATATCGCATCTTCCCCATGTTATTAGTTATGCTTTGGCAAATAGTGTTATGGGACAAGAAGATCCTAAGAGTATTTTAGCCCTCGCCGCTGGTGGTTTTCGTGACATGAGTCGTGTGGCAAAAAGCTCGCCTCAAATGTGGTCTGATATTTTTAGACAAAACAAAACCAACCTTTTAAGTTCTATTGAGGTCTTTGAACAAGAGCTCGAAAAGTCAAAAAAAATGATTGAAGAAGAGGACTGGAAAGGGCTTGAGGCGTGGATGAGTAAAGCCACGACCCTACACAAGATCCTCTAA